The Streptomyces lienomycini sequence CGCCTCGGCGTCCAGCGTGACACCGACGGCCTCGACCACGGCGGCGATCTTGAACGCCTCCTGGATCGTCTCGCGGTCCACACCGGCCTTGCGGAGCACCTGCTCGTGCGAGTCCAGGCACATGCCGCAGCCGTTGATGGCGGACACCGCGAACGACCACAGCTCGAAGTCGACCTTGTCGACGCCCGGGTTGCCGATGACGTTCATCCGCAGACCGGCGCGCAGGGTGCCGTACTCGTGGTCCGACAGCAGGTGCCGGGTGCGGTAGAAGACGTTGTTCATCGCCATCACGGCGGCGGCCGACTTGGCGGCCGAGTACGCCTCGGGCGACAGGTGGGCCTTCGCCTCCGGCTCCAGCTCGCGCAGCACGATCGGCGAGCGCGAGGCGATGGCGGTTGCCAGCACGGTGCCCCACACCTGCTGCGCCGGGAGGTCGGAGTTGCCGATGACCGAACCCAGGTTGAGCTTCAGGTCCTTGGCGTAGTCCGGTACGGCGGACTTCAGGGAGTCGAGGGACATGTCAGCTCACTCCCCCGACAGCAGCGCGACCGGGTCCAGGGTTTCGTCGCCCTTGCTCCAGTTGCACGGGCAGAGCTCGTCGGTCTGCAGGGCGTCGAGGACCCGCAGGACCTCCTTGGGGTTACGGCCGACGGAGCCGGCGGTGACCATCGTGAACTGGATCTCGTTGTTCTGGTCCACGATGAAGACCGCGCGCTGCGCGAAGCCGTCCTCGCCCTCGATGCCGAGGTCACGCATCAGCTCGTGCTTCGAGTCGGCCAGCATCGGGAAGGGCAGGTCGGTCAGGTCCGGGTGGTCCTTGCGCCAGGCGTGGTGCACGAACTCCGAGTCGCCGGAGAAGCCGAGGACCTGGGCGTCACGGTCGGCGAACTCGTCGTTCAGCTTGCCGAAGGCGGCGATCTCGGTCGGGCACACGAAGGTGAAGTCCTTGGGCCAGGCGAAGACGACCTTCCACTGACCCTCGTAGGTCTTGTGGTTGATCTGCTGGAACTCCTTGCCCTTCTCCAGCGAGACGCAGGCGGTCAGGTCGAACTCGGGGAACTTGTCACCGACAGTGAGCACGTGCTCTCCAAAAGCGCAGCGAAGAAACACCCCGTTTTGCGAGTGTTTCCCATGGGTTGGACGTAGTTGATGTTGGCACAGGGTGCATTGATTAGGGAAATAGCTACAATCGGTCGAGTTGATCGGAGGTGGCTATTAGTGTCCGGCAAGAAGAGGCAGCCCAGCCTCGCCCAACTGCGGGCTTTCGACGCGGTCGCCGAGCATCTGCATTTCCGCGACGCCGCCGCCGCGATCGGCATGAGCCAGCCGGCGCTCTCGGGCGCCGTTTCCGCGCTGGAGGAGGCACTGGGTGTCACGCTCCTGGAGCGTACGACGCGCAAGGTGCTGCTCTCGCCCGCCGGGGAACGCCTCGCGGTGCGGACCAAGGCCGTACTGGCGGAGGTCGGCGCCCTGTTGGAGGAGGCGGAGGCGGTCCGGGCGCCCTTCACCGGGGCGCTGCGCCTCGGGGTCATCCCGACCGTGGCACCGTACCTGCTGCCGACGGTGCTGCGACTCGTCCACGACCGCTACCCCGACCTCGACCTCCAGGTCCACGAGGAGCAGACCGCGAGCCTCCTGGACGGCCTCACCAGCGGCCGCCTCGACCTGCTGCTGCTCGCCGTCCCCCTCGGCGTCCCCGGCGTCACCGAACTCCCGCTCTTCGACGAGGACTTCGTGCTCGTCACCCCGCTCGACCACCGGCTCGGCGGCCGTGAGGGACTCTCGCGCGCGGTCCTGCGCGAGCTGAAACTGCTCCTGCTCGACGAGGGCCACTGCCTGCGCGACCAGGCCCTGGACATCTGCCGGGAGGCGGGCCGCGCGGGTGTCCCGGCGACGACGACGGCCGCCGGTCTGTCGACGCTGGTGCAACTGGTGGCGGGCGGCCTCGGGGTGACGCTGCTGCCGCGCACCGCCGTCCGCGTGGAGACCTCCCGCTCCAGCCAGCTCCTCACCGCCTCCTTCACCGACCCGGCCCCCACCCGCCGTATCGCCCTCGCCATGCGCACGGGCGCGGCCCGCTCGGCGGAGTACGCGGAACTGGCGGGGGCGCTGCGCGAGGCGATGGCGGACCTGCCGGTGCGCACGGTGCACGACTGAGCGACCGCCCCGCGGGACGGTCGCTCACTCGTGCGCGGCGGAACTACTCCGTCCGCAGCCCCTCCGGCCGCATCAGCCGCCACAGCGGGGGCAGGCTGCACAGCGTCACCGCCAGGACGACCGCGGCGCCGATGCCGGCCATGGACAGGACGCCGGTCCAGTCGACGTGGACCGGGGTGCTCGTCATCTTCAGGAGCACCGTGCCCAGGGTCAGGCCCACCACCGAGGCCAGC is a genomic window containing:
- a CDS encoding peroxiredoxin, giving the protein MLTVGDKFPEFDLTACVSLEKGKEFQQINHKTYEGQWKVVFAWPKDFTFVCPTEIAAFGKLNDEFADRDAQVLGFSGDSEFVHHAWRKDHPDLTDLPFPMLADSKHELMRDLGIEGEDGFAQRAVFIVDQNNEIQFTMVTAGSVGRNPKEVLRVLDALQTDELCPCNWSKGDETLDPVALLSGE
- a CDS encoding alkyl hydroperoxide reductase; translated protein: MSLDSLKSAVPDYAKDLKLNLGSVIGNSDLPAQQVWGTVLATAIASRSPIVLRELEPEAKAHLSPEAYSAAKSAAAVMAMNNVFYRTRHLLSDHEYGTLRAGLRMNVIGNPGVDKVDFELWSFAVSAINGCGMCLDSHEQVLRKAGVDRETIQEAFKIAAVVEAVGVTLDAEAVMAAE
- a CDS encoding LysR substrate-binding domain-containing protein; this encodes MSGKKRQPSLAQLRAFDAVAEHLHFRDAAAAIGMSQPALSGAVSALEEALGVTLLERTTRKVLLSPAGERLAVRTKAVLAEVGALLEEAEAVRAPFTGALRLGVIPTVAPYLLPTVLRLVHDRYPDLDLQVHEEQTASLLDGLTSGRLDLLLLAVPLGVPGVTELPLFDEDFVLVTPLDHRLGGREGLSRAVLRELKLLLLDEGHCLRDQALDICREAGRAGVPATTTAAGLSTLVQLVAGGLGVTLLPRTAVRVETSRSSQLLTASFTDPAPTRRIALAMRTGAARSAEYAELAGALREAMADLPVRTVHD